A segment of the Marinomonas posidonica IVIA-Po-181 genome:
AAACCAGTAACATAGTATCTTGAATCCAGGGGGTTGTGGTGAGTGCTTGGTGGCTATGTTGCCCCTCTATTAGTGCCATGTCTAACTCAAAGTTAAGTAGCATTTTGCATAAGGTTTGGCTATTGGTGATAGTGACCTTGGTTTCCTGCTGCTGTTGGACGTCTTGTTCTGCCAGTAAGTATGGTAGCAAATAATTACCAATTGTTTGGCTGGCACCAATATGAAGGGCGCCTAGGTTATCTATGTGTTTGCCGAAGGTACGCTCAATGTCGCCAGCTCGTCCAATTAATTCATCAGCCATAGGTAATAAGCGTTTACCTTGTTGATTGAGTTGAAGGCGTGGGTGAGCACGATCAAACAAGGGGGTGTCTAAATGACTTTCAAGTTGTTGAAGTGATTGAGATAGAGCGCCTTTACTCAGGCAAAGCACTTCGGCTGCTGAGGTTAAATTACCGTGACGAGCCACGGCGGAGAACACTCGGATTTGTTGTAGTGTAATTTTCATTTGCTTGAGTCTTATTGAAGTTTCGTTTAGTTAAACCAAACACTTTGTTAAAAATGTTTAGATTTTATAATTACATATCTCCTTTTACCATAATCTTATCCCTAATTGATAACTTGGAGTCAGGTTATGTTTAAACGATTGCGTCATAGATTGTCTTTTGCACCAACCCCCATGGCGGGTCTTGCTCTGGGTATTGCCAGTTTAGGTTGTAGCTGGCATTTTGTTATTCAAAAGTCTTCTTTTCTACCCTATTTAGCAGCCACTATTGGTGCTTTTTTACTGATGGTGTTGGTCGGCAAATTTTTGTTACACCCTAAATTATTGATACAGGATTTACAACATCCTGTCGTCGGAAGTGTGGTACCAACGTTTGCGATGGCGCTCATGGTAATTACCATGTCGCTCCATGACTTTATGCCTAGGTTGGCAGTAACTTTGTGGTTGTTTGCCATTGTGATTCATACGGTGTGTCTTGCCACCTTTGTTTACCACAGATACAAGAACTTTTCGCTGATGGATATGGTGCCAAGCTGGTTTGTGCCACCAGTGGGTATCATTGTTGCGGTGATTAGTTATCCAACATTTTTATTTCAACCCTTTGCTGAAGGCATTTTTTGGTTTGGCATAGCATGTTATTTGGTTCTTTTGCCACTAATGTTATATCGCTTGAGATATTGTGGGGCATTACCTGATAACGCCAAACCAACTCTTGCCATTATGGCAGCGCCTGCCAGTGTATGTTTGACGGGTTATCTAACGGTTGTATATATGCCATCTAAATGGATTG
Coding sequences within it:
- a CDS encoding LysR family transcriptional regulator yields the protein MKITLQQIRVFSAVARHGNLTSAAEVLCLSKGALSQSLQQLESHLDTPLFDRAHPRLQLNQQGKRLLPMADELIGRAGDIERTFGKHIDNLGALHIGASQTIGNYLLPYLLAEQDVQQQQETKVTITNSQTLCKMLLNFELDMALIEGQHSHQALTTTPWIQDTMLLVCSAEHPLAQKASITFNELNNQNWVLRETASGSRQQFERRIRPALSDITSVLELSSLESVLLAVERGLGVSFISNLAAKDKLDMGRIHKINIEQNFPRQLHLVWHKQKYLTGRLQHFSQFLKDWGEQYNLS
- a CDS encoding TDT family transporter → MFKRLRHRLSFAPTPMAGLALGIASLGCSWHFVIQKSSFLPYLAATIGAFLLMVLVGKFLLHPKLLIQDLQHPVVGSVVPTFAMALMVITMSLHDFMPRLAVTLWLFAIVIHTVCLATFVYHRYKNFSLMDMVPSWFVPPVGIIVAVISYPTFLFQPFAEGIFWFGIACYLVLLPLMLYRLRYCGALPDNAKPTLAIMAAPASVCLTGYLTVVYMPSKWIVLVLLVISLVKTAVIYRFSLRLLRLPFSPGYAAFTFPLAIGATALFKVQAQCIAWGVDVSVTRLLGGGAEVELAVATLVIVYVIIRYAYYYGITLQRELVFS